The nucleotide window TCATGCCGAAACGGCGGTTGCGCGACTGATTATCGGTACAGGTCAGCACCAGATCGCCCAGTCCGGCCATGCCCATAAAGGTGGTCGGGTCTGCGCCCAGCGCGGCGCCGAGACGGCTCATCTCTGCCAGTCCGCGGGTGATCAGCGCGGTGCGCGCGTTAGCACCAAAACCAATACCGTCAGAGATACCGGCCCCGATTGCGATGACGTTTTTCACCGCACCGCCCAGCTGCACGCCAATAAAATCGGGATTATTGTAGACGCGGAAACTTTTGCCGCAGTGCAGCTTCTGCTGCAGATCCTCGGCAAACTGCGCATCGGTGGCCGCCAGCGCAATGGCGGTCGGTAATCCGGCAGCCAGCTCTTTCGCGAAGGTAGGGCCGGAAATCACCGCCAGCGGAATCTCTTCACCAAGTATGTCGCGCGCCACATCCTGCAGCAGTCGTCCGGTTTCTTTTTCCAGTCCCTTCGTCGCCCAGACAATACGCGAGTCGGCACGCAGATACGGCCGGATCTGAGCCAGCACATCACCAAATACATGGCTGGGTACCACCACCAGCAGATCGCGGCTGGCGCTGACAACCTGCTTCAGGTCAGCGTCGGGAACGAGATTATCGGGGAAAGGCACATCAGGCAGGAACGCGGTATTGCATCGGTCAGCTTGCAGCTGCGCCACGCTGAGCGGATTGTGGCCCCAGAGCAGAACCGGGTGGCCGTTGCGGGCCAGGGTGATGGCCAGAGCGGTGCCGTACGAGCCGGCACCGATGACGCTAATCGAAGCGTTGAGTGTACTCATCAGGCATCCTGACGTGGCGCTTCGCCTTCACCCTGCTGCTGCAGATAGTTCATGAACAGAGCATCAAAGTTGACTGGCGCCAGGTTGAGCTGAGGGAAGGTTCCGCGTGATACGAGGCTGGTAATGCACTCACGTGCGTACGGGAACAGGATGTTCGGGCAGTATGCACCCAGGCAATGCGCCATCTGCGTTCCTTCAATCCCGCTGATGGTGAAGATACCTGCCTGCTGAACTTCACACAGGAACGCCGTCTCTTCGCCAACCGTGGCCGTAACTGTCACGCGCAGCACCACTTCATACACTTCATCAGCCAGCTGAGAAGAGGCGGTGTCCAGATCCAGTTTAACTTCCGGCTCCCACTCTTTCTGGAAAACCTGTGGCGCATTCGGGGCTTCGAAAGAGACATCCTTGGTGTAAACGCGCTGAATCTGGAACTGCATTTCGTTCGTGCTATGTTCTGACATGTTACTGAATCCTTTAAGAGAAAATGGTCTGTTCGAAAACGTTATGCCTGCAGCAGAGGATCAAGCCCCTGGCGTCCATCCAGCGCATACAGATCGTCGCAGCCGCCAATGTGCTGCGCATCAATGAAAATCTGTGGCACCGTCGTGCGGCCGCTGCGTTTGATCATCTCTTCGCGCTTCGCCGCGTCCCCATCAATGGGAATCTCCTGGTACGACACGCCTTTCTGATCCAGCAACGCCTTCGCCCGGTGGCAGTAAGGACAGGTTACTTTGGTATAAATCTCTACGTTAGCCATGATTTACCTCGGGAGTTTATTTTCCGCGCACCAGCGGCAGGTTTTCGCCACTCCAGCCGCTCACGCCATCTTTCAGCACAGAGACTTTTTCGAAACCGGCTTCGCTCAGTTTCGCTGCCGCCTCACCCGCACTCTGGCCGGTTGCGCATACCACAATTATGGGCTGCGACTTGTGCTTTTCCAGCTCGGCAAAGCTGCCTTTTTTGATGTCTGCTGCGGCGATATTCAGCGCCCCGGAAATGTGTCCCTTGCGATAGTCGTCGCGTGAACGAACGTCTACCACCACCGCGTCCTCTTTGTTAATCAGGTGGGTGGCTTCACCACGGCTGATGGTTTTTACCTTAGAGAACATTCCTTTAACGGTGGTTACAATCACCAGAATGAGTAAAGCGACCCATGCCAGACTAAGGACGGGGTGATTGCTTGCAAACTGCATAATTTCTTGCATGAGGGGTAACGACTCCAGACCGGGCTAAATAAGCTAAAACAAGGGTTCTGAGTATACCTGCGCCACTTCGCATGTACAGTCGCGATGCGGGCAGAGTTACGATTTGTGCGTCATTTTCCAAAAAAAGTGTTCTAATCGCAAAATTGCCTCAGCGATTATCCCGCTAAGCTTTCAGCAGACATCTTTCGTTAAGTAAAACCCGGCCGGGATAACTGGTAAGCGGCTGTTCATCGTGGAATAATTGTCAACTATGAAGGGAAAAGCGCCCGTTTTACACACAAGGACCCGTTTTAACGACCCGGCATCTCCGTTGTCATTTCACTGGTCCACCCTCCCCCTCTGCCTGCTCTGTGCGGGCGCACTGCTGCTGCCTGTTGCCGCCCGCAGCGCGGACGACAGCAAGACCCAGCTTAAATCTATCCAGCAGAACATCGCCGAAAAAGAAAAGAGCGTAAAAGCGCAGAAACTGCAACGCAGTAAGCTGCTGGACCAGCTGCAAAGCCAGGAAAAGGTGATAGCGCAGGCCAGTCGCCAGCTGCGTGAAACGCGTAACAGTCTGAGTGCGCTGAACGCAGAGATTGAGCGAACCACTGCCTCTATTTCCCGTCTGGAAAAACAGCAGGCGCAGCAGGAAAAACTGCTGGCGCAGCAGCTGGATGCCGCTTTCCGGCAGGGCCAGCATAGCGGATTGCAATTGCTGCTCGGTGGTGAAGAAGCGCAGCGCAGCGAGCGTATTCTGGCTTACTTCGGTTACCTCAATGCGGCGCGGCAAAAAAATATCGACGATCTCCGGCAAACCCAGCAGCAGCTGGCGGACCAGCGGCAGGCACTGCAGAGCAAGCAGGATCAGCAAAAGACCCTGCTGGCACAGCAGCAGGCGCAGCAGACGCAGCTGGAAACAGCCAGCGCCGCGCGCAGAAAAACGCTGTCCGCACTGGAGAGCGCGCTGGAAAAAGATCAGGCCGATCTGGTTGAAATGCGCCAGAACGAAAGTCGTCTGCAGGATAAAATTGCCAAAGCCGAACGGGAAGCGCGTGAGCGGGCGGAGCGTGAAGCGCGCGAAGCGGAGAAAGTCCGTCAGCGTCAGGCGCAGGCAAAAGCGAAGGGGTCCAGCTACTCGCCGACACAGAGTGAACGCGAGCTGATGGCGCGGACCGGCGGCCTCGGTCGTCCGGGCAGTCAGGCCGTCTGGCCGGTCTCCGGGCGGATTGAACACCGCTTCGGCGATGCCATGCAGGGCGAACTGCGCTGGAAAGGTCTGGTCATTGATGCGCCGGAAGGCACCGAGGTGAAAGCCATTGCCGATGGCCGCGTACTGATGGCGGACTGGCTGCAGGGTTACGGTCTGGTGGTCGTGCTGGAACACGGCAAAGGCGATATGAGCCTGTATGGCTACAACCAGAGCGCGCTGGTCAGCGTGGGTACGCAGGTGAAGGCCGGACAGCCCATCGCGCTGGTAGGCACCAGCGGCGGTCGCGGCACGCCTTCACTCTACTTTGAAATCCGACGTCAGGGACGGGCGGTCAATCCACTACCGTGGTTAGGAAGATAAGTTTTGTTTCAACGCCGAAAGCTCACCGCCG belongs to Candidatus Pantoea soli and includes:
- the gpsA gene encoding NAD(P)H-dependent glycerol-3-phosphate dehydrogenase, which translates into the protein MSTLNASISVIGAGSYGTALAITLARNGHPVLLWGHNPLSVAQLQADRCNTAFLPDVPFPDNLVPDADLKQVVSASRDLLVVVPSHVFGDVLAQIRPYLRADSRIVWATKGLEKETGRLLQDVARDILGEEIPLAVISGPTFAKELAAGLPTAIALAATDAQFAEDLQQKLHCGKSFRVYNNPDFIGVQLGGAVKNVIAIGAGISDGIGFGANARTALITRGLAEMSRLGAALGADPTTFMGMAGLGDLVLTCTDNQSRNRRFGMMLGQGESVDAAQRIIGQVVEGYRNTKEVKALAERVGVEMPITEQIYQVLYCEKSAREAALSLLGRARKDENSQS
- a CDS encoding rhodanese-like domain-containing protein, whose amino-acid sequence is MQEIMQFASNHPVLSLAWVALLILVIVTTVKGMFSKVKTISRGEATHLINKEDAVVVDVRSRDDYRKGHISGALNIAAADIKKGSFAELEKHKSQPIIVVCATGQSAGEAAAKLSEAGFEKVSVLKDGVSGWSGENLPLVRGK
- the secB gene encoding protein-export chaperone SecB — translated: MSEHSTNEMQFQIQRVYTKDVSFEAPNAPQVFQKEWEPEVKLDLDTASSQLADEVYEVVLRVTVTATVGEETAFLCEVQQAGIFTISGIEGTQMAHCLGAYCPNILFPYARECITSLVSRGTFPQLNLAPVNFDALFMNYLQQQGEGEAPRQDA
- the grxC gene encoding glutaredoxin 3 translates to MANVEIYTKVTCPYCHRAKALLDQKGVSYQEIPIDGDAAKREEMIKRSGRTTVPQIFIDAQHIGGCDDLYALDGRQGLDPLLQA
- the envC gene encoding murein hydrolase activator EnvC, yielding MKGKAPVLHTRTRFNDPASPLSFHWSTLPLCLLCAGALLLPVAARSADDSKTQLKSIQQNIAEKEKSVKAQKLQRSKLLDQLQSQEKVIAQASRQLRETRNSLSALNAEIERTTASISRLEKQQAQQEKLLAQQLDAAFRQGQHSGLQLLLGGEEAQRSERILAYFGYLNAARQKNIDDLRQTQQQLADQRQALQSKQDQQKTLLAQQQAQQTQLETASAARRKTLSALESALEKDQADLVEMRQNESRLQDKIAKAEREARERAEREAREAEKVRQRQAQAKAKGSSYSPTQSERELMARTGGLGRPGSQAVWPVSGRIEHRFGDAMQGELRWKGLVIDAPEGTEVKAIADGRVLMADWLQGYGLVVVLEHGKGDMSLYGYNQSALVSVGTQVKAGQPIALVGTSGGRGTPSLYFEIRRQGRAVNPLPWLGR